Proteins found in one Acinetobacter sp. XH1741 genomic segment:
- a CDS encoding phosphoglycerate mutase family protein: MALDLLPKSMFEAIDLLPDASTPVTLFTRHSLRELVDGQGLAGYDLQLTPEGRELAEAWGSYLIKNTDRVIQHCISSPIQRCVDTAALMIEGADGVSPQSNTHTIEIVEQGLLVEPGSFVLDIQQAAPYFRKQGALGFINSFVNNALPGMKHPITGVLDVLELIYRTHPKTKSGLSLAVSHDTIIAAIVAVISGNNQIQKADWPEMMEGLFVWFEGDEFPNCKLKWIWRSEAYELDVSKFHKEQ; the protein is encoded by the coding sequence ATGGCACTCGATTTATTGCCTAAAAGCATGTTTGAAGCAATTGATTTATTGCCTGATGCTTCAACCCCAGTCACGCTTTTTACACGACACTCTTTAAGAGAGTTAGTCGATGGGCAAGGTTTGGCAGGATATGATCTTCAACTGACTCCAGAAGGTCGTGAGCTTGCAGAGGCTTGGGGAAGCTATTTAATTAAAAATACGGATCGTGTGATTCAGCACTGCATTTCTAGCCCAATTCAACGTTGTGTAGATACTGCCGCGCTTATGATTGAAGGCGCAGATGGAGTGAGCCCTCAATCTAATACACATACAATAGAAATCGTAGAACAGGGTTTGTTGGTTGAGCCTGGTAGTTTTGTACTCGATATTCAACAGGCCGCGCCTTATTTTCGCAAACAGGGAGCGCTCGGTTTTATTAATAGTTTTGTGAATAATGCTTTGCCTGGCATGAAACATCCAATTACAGGCGTTTTAGATGTTCTAGAGCTGATTTATCGAACTCATCCTAAAACTAAAAGTGGGCTAAGTTTAGCGGTAAGTCACGACACGATTATTGCTGCTATTGTCGCTGTAATTTCGGGTAATAATCAGATACAAAAAGCTGATTGGCCTGAAATGATGGAAGGTCTATTTGTGTGGTTTGAAGGTGATGAGTTTCCAAATTGTAAATTAAAGTGGATTTGGAGAAGTGAAGCTTACGAACTAGATGTATCTAAGTTTCATAAAGAACAATAA
- a CDS encoding 3'(2'),5'-bisphosphate nucleotidase CysQ, whose amino-acid sequence MFITTTRPTDPLIEQLLPILEEASQILLQEYQSYSAGYEFTIQEKHDDSPVTQADLKVNSFLLNRLAQITPELPVLSEESDYSARHDWTSCWMLDPLDGTKEFIHERDEFTINLSLIEGHETVFSVIVVPCEQVVYLGYLKDLPFKYSFSQQQWYQYQKTPYSTQAPVQIGLSHSSKNPKYQKFIQPIEKSRTVIRREAGSAYKFCMMLEGEIDIYPRFHPTSEWDTSSGQGLLESIGGGLLTLKGSPFEYNQRDTVLNGGFIAFRDQESKKIAFEALAQSGVLD is encoded by the coding sequence ATGTTTATAACAACAACACGCCCCACAGATCCCCTGATTGAACAACTGCTACCTATCTTGGAAGAGGCTAGCCAGATCCTATTACAAGAATATCAGAGCTACTCGGCTGGATATGAATTTACTATTCAAGAAAAACATGACGATTCACCTGTAACCCAAGCAGATTTAAAGGTAAATAGTTTCTTATTAAATCGCCTTGCACAGATTACACCTGAGTTGCCAGTTTTATCAGAAGAAAGTGACTATAGCGCTCGCCATGATTGGACGTCTTGCTGGATGCTAGATCCGCTTGATGGCACAAAAGAGTTTATACATGAACGAGATGAGTTCACGATAAATTTGAGTCTGATTGAAGGGCATGAAACCGTTTTCTCGGTGATCGTTGTGCCTTGTGAACAGGTTGTTTATTTGGGGTATTTAAAAGATTTACCCTTTAAATATAGCTTTAGTCAACAACAATGGTATCAATATCAAAAAACACCTTACTCCACACAAGCACCAGTCCAAATTGGTTTAAGCCATAGTAGTAAAAACCCGAAATATCAAAAATTTATTCAACCTATTGAAAAGAGTCGTACGGTGATTCGCCGTGAAGCAGGTAGTGCTTATAAATTTTGTATGATGCTAGAAGGTGAGATTGATATTTATCCTAGATTTCATCCTACATCTGAATGGGATACAAGTTCGGGTCAGGGGTTATTGGAAAGTATAGGAGGCGGTTTACTTACCTTAAAAGGTAGCCCTTTTGAATATAATCAAAGAGATACTGTATTAAATGGCGGCTTTATCGCATTTCGTGATCAAGAAAGCAAAAAAATAGCATTTGAAGCTTTGGCTCAATCAGGTGTTTTGGATTGA
- a CDS encoding SOS response-associated peptidase family protein produces MCANFKPLTLAQLQQLKLPMVGFSYAEEVYPAGTTPLLFKSPQGLEWREVMFGLVPKWAEDTNIAKHTYNARHETIFQKPSFQEAALKCKFGVIPVTEFYESKYINDKPERWGVRRKDGQAFFIAAIYEICKMNENIIRSASMLTMDAIDHPMMKDFHEPGDVKRSVIVIPHDRLDEWLSLETPDISSFIEGFPVEEFECLHVPKEKILKPTPQLSMFE; encoded by the coding sequence ATGTGTGCCAACTTTAAGCCTTTAACGCTAGCTCAATTACAGCAACTTAAGTTACCTATGGTTGGGTTTAGCTATGCCGAAGAGGTTTATCCTGCTGGAACAACGCCATTACTATTCAAATCTCCACAAGGGCTTGAGTGGCGGGAAGTGATGTTTGGGTTGGTTCCAAAATGGGCTGAAGATACAAATATAGCAAAACATACTTATAACGCCCGTCATGAAACGATTTTCCAAAAACCGAGTTTTCAAGAAGCTGCTCTTAAATGTAAGTTCGGTGTAATCCCTGTGACTGAGTTTTATGAAAGTAAATATATAAATGATAAGCCAGAGCGGTGGGGTGTGCGCCGTAAGGATGGGCAAGCTTTTTTCATTGCTGCAATCTATGAAATTTGCAAAATGAATGAAAATATTATCCGTTCAGCAAGCATGTTAACTATGGATGCTATAGACCATCCCATGATGAAGGATTTTCATGAACCGGGCGATGTCAAAAGATCGGTGATTGTGATTCCACATGACCGTTTAGATGAATGGCTAAGTTTAGAAACGCCCGATATTTCAAGCTTTATTGAAGGTTTTCCTGTTGAGGAGTTTGAGTGCTTACATGTACCTAAAGAGAAAATTCTAAAACCTACACCTCAATTAAGCATGTTTGAATAA
- a CDS encoding ABC transporter ATP-binding protein, translating into MSEQQKSVPLLHIENLRVSFKGEDKQYIETIKGISFDIPANTTVALVGESGSGKSVTSLATMGLLPVGQSKIDEKSKIVFEGQDLLSLSRKEMRKICGKDIAMIFQEPMSSLNPVFTVGTQIAEVLCLHMGMSRKQARQRVLELLKEVGIPSPETKIDAYPNQLSGGQQQRVMIAMAIACEPKLLIADEPTTALDVTIQKQIIDLLESLRKRRQMSMLFITHDLALVGEIADQVIVMRHGEIREQGLAEQVLEQPKDVYTRALLYCRPQMSQRPYRLPVTSDFMRQEDNVLVEQSFDASEIPQRKRGLNGNEQIILEVKDLKKSFYSRKGLFGKEEFQAVKGVSFKLAKGKTLGLVGESGSGKTTVGLLLMRLHEATGGEAFIKGKDILSLTEKEFAKYQRKIQIIFQNPYASLNPRFTIGQILLEPMQIHGIGKDDAERKQIALGLLERVNLPEQAYYRYPHEFSGGQRQRIAIARCLTLKPEILICDESVSALDVSVQAQVLNLLQDLQDEFGLSYIFISHDLSVVKYISDQVMVMNHGEVVEIGNSDELYAHPQHDYTKRLLQAIPQGLQHVS; encoded by the coding sequence ATGTCAGAACAACAAAAAAGTGTTCCATTACTCCATATTGAAAACTTACGAGTAAGCTTTAAAGGTGAAGATAAGCAGTATATCGAAACTATAAAAGGAATTTCTTTTGATATTCCCGCGAATACGACTGTTGCTTTAGTCGGTGAATCCGGTAGTGGTAAATCAGTCACTTCTTTAGCCACGATGGGTTTACTGCCTGTAGGCCAAAGTAAAATTGATGAAAAAAGTAAGATTGTTTTTGAAGGGCAAGATTTACTAAGCTTATCTCGTAAAGAGATGCGAAAAATCTGCGGTAAAGATATTGCCATGATTTTTCAGGAACCCATGTCATCATTAAATCCTGTTTTTACGGTTGGCACCCAAATTGCAGAAGTCTTGTGCTTACATATGGGCATGAGCCGTAAACAGGCTCGTCAACGTGTTTTAGAGTTACTCAAAGAAGTAGGTATACCTTCACCGGAAACTAAGATTGATGCCTATCCTAACCAGCTTTCTGGTGGTCAGCAGCAACGTGTCATGATTGCAATGGCGATTGCTTGTGAACCTAAGTTACTCATTGCCGATGAACCAACTACAGCACTTGATGTCACGATTCAAAAACAAATTATTGATTTACTTGAGTCATTGCGTAAGCGCCGTCAAATGTCGATGCTTTTTATTACGCATGATTTGGCCTTAGTGGGTGAAATTGCAGACCAAGTCATTGTGATGCGTCATGGTGAAATTCGAGAGCAAGGTCTTGCTGAACAAGTTCTAGAACAACCTAAAGATGTATATACCCGAGCGTTATTATACTGTCGTCCTCAAATGTCACAGCGACCTTATCGTTTACCTGTAACCAGCGATTTTATGCGTCAAGAAGATAATGTATTGGTAGAGCAAAGCTTTGATGCTTCAGAAATTCCACAGCGTAAACGCGGTTTAAATGGCAATGAGCAAATTATTTTAGAAGTAAAAGATCTTAAAAAAAGCTTTTATAGTCGTAAAGGATTATTTGGCAAAGAAGAGTTTCAGGCAGTAAAAGGTGTGTCTTTTAAACTTGCTAAAGGAAAAACACTTGGCTTGGTGGGAGAATCAGGCTCAGGTAAAACTACTGTGGGCTTGTTGCTCATGCGTTTACATGAAGCAACAGGTGGGGAAGCCTTTATTAAAGGTAAAGACATTCTTTCATTAACTGAAAAAGAATTTGCTAAATATCAGCGGAAAATTCAGATCATTTTTCAGAACCCGTATGCTTCACTGAATCCACGTTTTACTATTGGACAGATTTTATTGGAACCTATGCAAATTCATGGCATAGGTAAAGATGATGCTGAGCGTAAGCAAATTGCACTTGGGTTACTTGAGAGAGTCAATTTGCCTGAACAAGCGTATTATCGATACCCCCATGAGTTCTCGGGTGGGCAGCGTCAGCGTATTGCGATTGCACGCTGTTTAACGCTAAAGCCTGAAATTTTGATTTGTGATGAGTCTGTTTCGGCTTTAGATGTTTCGGTACAGGCGCAAGTACTTAATTTATTACAAGACTTACAAGATGAGTTTGGACTTAGCTATATTTTTATTTCTCATGATTTATCGGTTGTGAAATATATCTCTGATCAAGTCATGGTCATGAATCATGGGGAGGTTGTGGAAATTGGCAATTCGGATGAACTCTATGCACATCCTCAACATGATTATACTAAACGTCTATTGCAGGCGATTCCGCAAGGGCTTCAACACGTTTCATAA
- a CDS encoding ABC transporter permease: MLSVLSKRKLESQKAPASAGLWRLAMRRLRADKIAIASLIVVLFYLVILLLSLTGVIASDWNKEVAVSYAPPTFIGTDKTTEALKNTAAVDQDLPENPVDPLKDVIHQLKTEIKQEKGSGSTIDYYGVVDPLADDMKAIDHQLGGHLLDQQSELKSTLIFGADKWGQDVLKKTIKGAETSIIVGLVSALLAVTIGTLLGAVSGYFGGWVDDILNWFYNIFTSIPYLLLVLAIAAVLQQKGVLSIVLILGLTGWTGVYRLIRAEYMKHTAREYVLAAKAIGVGHFRRMFIHIFPNVSHIALVQMSILVVSFIKSEVILSFLGFGVPVGVVSWGSMLNEAQSELLLGKWWQLVAASVAMAVLVTAFSMFTDALRDALDPKLK; encoded by the coding sequence ATGCTAAGTGTTCTATCAAAAAGAAAATTAGAAAGCCAGAAAGCTCCGGCATCAGCTGGGTTATGGCGACTTGCAATGCGCCGTCTTCGGGCCGACAAAATTGCAATCGCATCGCTCATTGTTGTGCTGTTCTATTTGGTTATATTACTACTGTCACTTACAGGTGTAATTGCATCTGACTGGAATAAAGAAGTTGCAGTGAGCTATGCACCCCCTACATTTATAGGTACAGATAAGACAACCGAAGCTTTGAAAAATACAGCTGCTGTAGATCAAGATTTGCCGGAAAATCCAGTAGACCCCTTAAAAGATGTTATTCATCAGCTTAAAACTGAAATTAAGCAAGAGAAGGGTTCTGGAAGTACGATTGATTATTATGGTGTAGTGGACCCATTAGCTGATGACATGAAAGCAATTGATCATCAACTAGGAGGACATTTGCTCGATCAACAAAGTGAACTTAAAAGCACACTTATATTTGGAGCCGACAAATGGGGGCAAGATGTTCTTAAAAAAACCATCAAAGGTGCTGAAACCTCAATTATTGTAGGTCTTGTTTCTGCATTACTCGCAGTAACTATAGGAACACTGTTAGGGGCAGTTTCAGGCTACTTTGGTGGCTGGGTCGATGACATTCTTAACTGGTTTTATAATATTTTTACTTCCATTCCATATTTATTATTAGTGCTTGCGATTGCTGCTGTATTACAACAAAAAGGTGTTTTATCTATTGTTCTGATTTTAGGGCTAACAGGTTGGACGGGTGTTTACCGCTTAATTCGTGCTGAGTATATGAAACATACAGCACGTGAATATGTACTGGCTGCCAAAGCAATTGGAGTTGGACATTTTCGCCGTATGTTTATTCATATTTTTCCTAATGTCAGTCATATTGCTTTAGTCCAAATGTCGATTTTAGTGGTTTCTTTTATTAAATCGGAAGTTATTTTGAGCTTCTTGGGCTTTGGTGTACCAGTGGGCGTAGTGTCTTGGGGCAGCATGTTAAATGAAGCTCAAAGTGAACTACTTTTAGGAAAATGGTGGCAGCTTGTTGCAGCCTCTGTCGCGATGGCTGTTTTGGTCACAGCATTTTCAATGTTTACTGATGCACTTCGTGATGCATTAGATCCAAAATTAAAATAA
- a CDS encoding ABC transporter permease → MLAYVIRRLWQMIPTMLGVVLFIFILFNWVGGDPAYILAGKMSNPEQIENIRKQLGVDQPYYVQLWIFIKQILTFDYGASWSTGEPVSQIILTRLGPSLTLLIPLTILQTVISIGLALAVSAVRGTLTDRMVMMLCTIGMSISILVYIIVFQYVLAYQLSWFPVQGWSDNFTDNLFKFALLPILIMLVVSIAPTLRLYRSFVLDEINQDYVRTARAKGVGESRILGVHVLRNASIPIITDVMATLPALLIGAFLIERFFGIPGIGREVIIAVERSDFPVIKAITVYIAAATMIFNLIADLVYKVVDPRVQLK, encoded by the coding sequence ATGCTGGCATATGTTATTCGGCGTTTATGGCAGATGATTCCAACCATGTTGGGAGTAGTACTGTTTATCTTTATTCTTTTTAACTGGGTGGGTGGAGATCCTGCTTATATTCTGGCAGGTAAGATGTCTAATCCTGAGCAGATTGAAAATATCCGTAAGCAGTTAGGTGTTGATCAACCTTATTATGTCCAGCTCTGGATTTTTATTAAGCAGATTCTCACTTTTGACTATGGCGCAAGCTGGAGCACAGGTGAGCCAGTTTCACAAATTATTTTAACTCGCTTAGGTCCTTCGTTAACTCTTTTAATTCCACTGACTATTTTACAAACCGTTATTTCAATTGGCTTGGCATTGGCTGTATCGGCCGTACGAGGCACTTTAACAGATCGTATGGTCATGATGTTATGTACCATCGGCATGTCAATCAGCATATTAGTTTACATTATTGTTTTTCAATATGTTTTGGCTTATCAGTTAAGTTGGTTTCCAGTACAGGGCTGGAGCGATAATTTTACCGATAATTTATTTAAGTTTGCCTTACTACCAATTTTAATCATGTTGGTGGTGAGTATTGCACCTACTTTACGGTTATACCGTAGTTTTGTGCTCGATGAGATTAATCAAGATTACGTTAGAACAGCACGGGCTAAAGGGGTAGGAGAAAGCCGAATTTTAGGTGTACATGTTTTACGTAATGCCTCAATTCCTATTATTACCGATGTAATGGCGACTCTACCTGCATTGCTCATAGGTGCATTTTTAATTGAACGTTTTTTTGGTATTCCCGGGATTGGTCGAGAAGTCATTATTGCGGTTGAGCGAAGTGATTTTCCTGTTATTAAAGCAATTACAGTATATATCGCCGCAGCAACCATGATTTTTAACTTGATTGCCGATTTGGTCTACAAAGTGGTTGATCCACGTGTACAGTTGAAGTAG
- a CDS encoding M3 family metallopeptidase: MKKIGDTMKNNTLKMTSLCMLTIGISQFASAETTRATLPLLKAEQLPTWCDSNLKKIQQEISSFEKIPVKTDAAAAPILAKWDKIFAHLEDFSGPVGLYSNVDPDAKLRKAAEDCEIKINQFHTDIFQNSKLYNFIKNTKATDPIDKKYRQDILDQFEDTGVQLEPTKRARMKAILDELTKLEQEYNRNIRDNPEKIEFTPEEMKGLPESYISGLKKNAKGNYLLGFEYPEYRPFMELADNDDARKRYQIAFTRRGTEQNLKLLKQAIDLRYELAQLFGKASYADWVLKDRMAKTPEAVNQFLAEVQKTVAPLERKEVEELRLFKSQTLKTPLDKTEITRWSEAYWSEKLRKSKYQIDQEKLRDYFPTLAAQKWLFAISSDLYGIDFKPVKVKAWQSEVEYYDVVDKKTGKLLGGLYMDKFPREGKYGHAAVWGVYGGSTLTNRLPVSALVTNFNRKGLNSDELETFVHEFGHALHGILSNTRYASQSGTSVERDFVEAPSQMYEEWARRKETLSKVADYCDPACPGVDDELIARLKAVHNYGRGLRYARQTLYAQYDMALHTADALKVKPLETWQKMEAATTLGYVPTTEFPGQFGHLMGGYQAGYYGYMWSEVLALDMLSAYGDNLNNPQVGQRYRQTILSQGSQKPAAELVKDFLGRDPDNKAFFNEITGQRVK, translated from the coding sequence ATGAAAAAAATTGGAGACACGATGAAAAATAACACACTGAAAATGACTAGTTTATGTATGTTGACGATAGGTATAAGTCAGTTTGCATCAGCAGAGACGACACGTGCGACGTTACCATTACTTAAAGCAGAGCAACTTCCCACATGGTGCGATTCTAATTTAAAGAAAATCCAGCAAGAGATTTCAAGTTTTGAAAAAATACCTGTTAAAACCGATGCTGCTGCCGCTCCGATACTAGCAAAGTGGGATAAAATTTTTGCTCATCTTGAAGATTTTTCAGGACCCGTAGGTCTCTATAGTAATGTAGACCCAGATGCAAAATTACGTAAAGCGGCAGAAGACTGTGAAATCAAGATTAATCAGTTTCATACTGATATATTCCAAAATTCAAAATTATATAACTTCATTAAGAATACAAAAGCGACTGATCCGATAGATAAAAAATACCGTCAGGATATTCTGGATCAGTTTGAAGACACAGGGGTTCAATTAGAACCAACAAAACGTGCAAGAATGAAAGCTATTCTGGACGAGTTGACTAAACTCGAGCAAGAATATAACCGCAATATTCGTGATAACCCTGAAAAAATAGAATTTACTCCTGAAGAGATGAAAGGACTACCAGAAAGTTATATTTCTGGGTTAAAGAAAAATGCGAAAGGCAATTATCTATTAGGCTTTGAGTATCCTGAATATCGCCCATTTATGGAACTGGCAGATAATGATGACGCCCGAAAAAGATATCAAATCGCCTTTACACGACGCGGTACTGAACAAAACTTAAAACTACTCAAACAGGCAATAGATTTACGCTATGAGCTTGCTCAATTATTTGGAAAGGCAAGTTACGCAGATTGGGTGTTAAAAGACCGTATGGCAAAAACGCCCGAAGCCGTAAATCAATTTTTGGCAGAAGTACAAAAAACGGTAGCACCACTTGAGCGTAAAGAAGTAGAAGAACTTCGTTTGTTTAAATCTCAAACCTTAAAAACACCATTAGATAAAACCGAAATAACGCGTTGGAGTGAAGCTTACTGGAGCGAAAAACTTCGTAAGAGCAAATATCAGATTGATCAGGAAAAGCTCCGTGATTATTTCCCTACTTTAGCTGCACAAAAATGGTTATTTGCGATTTCGTCTGACCTTTACGGTATTGATTTTAAACCTGTCAAAGTGAAAGCATGGCAGAGCGAAGTTGAATATTATGATGTAGTTGATAAAAAGACAGGAAAGCTTCTTGGTGGGTTATATATGGATAAATTCCCTCGCGAAGGGAAATATGGGCATGCTGCCGTTTGGGGAGTATATGGTGGCAGTACGTTAACCAACCGCTTACCTGTTTCAGCACTAGTCACTAACTTTAATCGTAAAGGATTAAACAGTGATGAGCTTGAAACTTTTGTTCATGAATTTGGTCATGCTCTGCATGGCATTTTATCTAATACTCGTTATGCCAGTCAGTCTGGAACATCTGTAGAGCGTGATTTTGTAGAGGCGCCATCTCAGATGTATGAAGAGTGGGCACGCCGTAAAGAAACTTTATCTAAAGTAGCGGATTATTGTGACCCAGCATGTCCAGGAGTTGATGATGAGTTAATTGCCCGTTTAAAAGCCGTACATAACTATGGTCGTGGTTTGCGTTATGCACGTCAAACTCTTTATGCACAGTATGATATGGCACTTCATACAGCCGATGCCCTAAAAGTAAAACCTTTAGAAACTTGGCAAAAAATGGAAGCAGCAACCACACTTGGTTATGTGCCAACAACTGAATTTCCAGGGCAGTTTGGACATTTGATGGGTGGATATCAAGCAGGCTACTACGGTTACATGTGGTCAGAAGTTTTAGCTTTAGACATGCTTTCCGCTTATGGAGATAACTTGAATAACCCACAAGTCGGGCAACGTTACCGCCAGACGATTTTATCGCAGGGTAGCCAAAAACCAGCAGCTGAGTTGGTTAAAGATTTCCTTGGTCGTGATCCTGACAATAAAGCATTCTTTAATGAAATTACCGGGCAACGGGTTAAATAA
- a CDS encoding ABC transporter substrate-binding protein, whose protein sequence is MMTENLKQKLKHCSVGLLFASMALTGATTIFARSPADPNKVLHYTFPTAETGFDPAYIHDLYSAHVTTSIFETLYTYDYLARPAKLIPQIATAMPEVSADGLTYTIHIKKGIYFTPDPVFKGKPRELTAYDYAYSFKRLLDPNLRSPNSWLLENKIQGMDALVQSASKTGKFNYDQSVNGLQTPDKYTLVIRLVKPDYNFPLLLAHDPTGAVAREVIEKYKDKSGFVMGHPVGTGPYMLSKWVPASRIVLKANPDYRGFTWNFVASSAEDQAIVKRLKGKQMPQIGTIDIQVMEENQSRWLAFQHGEVDIIQLEGQLVSKAIKDGKLRPKLAKDGVHLSRIVDPEISYNYWNLKNPVVGGMSKEKIALRRAIAMSRSIDQEIKLVRNSDAERLHFPVPPGIVGADPQYRSSTPYSVKAANLLLDKYNYKKDASGWRTQPNGKPLVIEYMARNDSIGQQSAELWKKNFDSLNIRMVYKPMLFSDLIRAQKQCDGMFGSSAWIADYPDGDNFMQNFYGPNTHMTNWSCGSIPEFDQLYRQSQQVKPGPERDVIYRKMTRLLEVYMPVQVLYARYRNMLAQPRIIGYKKHPILHAEWMYFDIDTNTKSNH, encoded by the coding sequence ATCATGACTGAAAATTTAAAACAAAAGCTCAAGCACTGTAGTGTAGGTCTATTATTTGCCAGTATGGCATTAACGGGTGCCACAACTATTTTTGCCAGAAGCCCAGCCGATCCAAATAAAGTTCTACATTATACGTTCCCAACAGCTGAAACAGGTTTCGACCCAGCTTATATCCATGACTTATATTCGGCACATGTAACCACGTCGATATTTGAAACTTTATATACCTATGACTATTTAGCAAGGCCAGCAAAGCTTATTCCCCAAATCGCAACTGCTATGCCAGAAGTGAGTGCAGATGGTCTGACTTATACTATTCACATTAAAAAAGGTATTTATTTTACGCCTGACCCTGTTTTTAAAGGTAAACCTAGAGAGTTAACGGCTTACGATTATGCGTACTCTTTTAAGCGTTTATTGGACCCAAATTTACGTTCGCCCAATAGCTGGTTGTTGGAGAACAAAATTCAAGGTATGGATGCGTTAGTACAATCAGCCAGTAAAACAGGAAAGTTTAACTATGATCAAAGTGTGAACGGTTTACAAACACCTGACAAGTACACCTTGGTTATTCGGTTAGTGAAGCCTGATTATAACTTTCCTTTATTACTAGCACATGACCCTACAGGGGCTGTAGCGCGTGAAGTTATCGAAAAATATAAAGATAAATCTGGCTTTGTTATGGGGCATCCAGTAGGGACAGGACCTTATATGCTCAGTAAGTGGGTGCCTGCTTCGCGTATTGTTTTAAAAGCGAATCCTGATTATCGCGGTTTTACTTGGAACTTTGTAGCCAGTAGTGCTGAAGACCAAGCAATTGTGAAACGCCTCAAAGGTAAACAAATGCCTCAAATCGGCACAATTGATATTCAGGTAATGGAAGAAAACCAGTCACGATGGTTGGCATTCCAACATGGTGAAGTTGATATTATTCAACTTGAAGGGCAATTAGTTTCGAAAGCCATTAAAGATGGCAAGTTAAGACCTAAACTTGCAAAAGATGGTGTGCATTTATCTCGTATTGTTGATCCGGAAATTAGTTACAACTATTGGAACCTTAAGAATCCTGTTGTTGGAGGAATGAGTAAAGAGAAAATCGCTTTACGCCGTGCAATTGCAATGTCTCGTTCAATAGATCAAGAAATTAAATTAGTACGTAATAGTGATGCTGAGCGTCTACATTTTCCAGTACCGCCAGGTATAGTGGGGGCTGACCCGCAATATAGAAGCAGTACCCCATATTCGGTAAAAGCAGCAAATCTATTATTAGATAAATATAACTATAAAAAAGATGCATCAGGATGGCGTACACAACCAAATGGCAAGCCTCTGGTCATTGAATATATGGCGCGTAATGACAGTATTGGTCAACAAAGCGCTGAGCTTTGGAAAAAGAACTTTGACAGTTTGAATATCCGTATGGTGTACAAGCCTATGCTTTTTTCAGATCTCATTCGGGCACAAAAACAGTGTGACGGAATGTTTGGTTCTTCTGCATGGATTGCCGATTATCCAGATGGGGATAATTTTATGCAGAATTTTTATGGCCCCAATACTCATATGACCAACTGGTCTTGCGGTTCAATACCAGAGTTTGATCAATTATACCGTCAGTCTCAACAGGTTAAGCCAGGCCCTGAGAGAGACGTGATTTATCGAAAAATGACACGTTTGTTAGAAGTGTATATGCCAGTGCAAGTGTTGTATGCACGTTATAGAAATATGTTGGCTCAACCAAGAATCATTGGATATAAGAAGCATCCGATTTTACATGCTGAATGGATGTACTTCGATATTGATACAAATACGAAATCTAATCATTAA